The Micromonospora sp. NBC_00421 DNA window CGGCCTGGAGGATGGCCAGGGTGACGGCGATGAGGACGAACCGGGCCAGCGCGCTGGTCAGCCGGAGGCCGAGGTCGTCGGCGAAGAGCCGGGGCAGGGGGGTGCCGGTGGCCATGGCGATGACCGGCAGGGTGAGTAGCTCGTCGAGGACCACCGCGACGACGTAGGCGATCCCGATCATGCCGATGGCGTTTCCGAGGTCGGTGTCCTGTGGTGACCAGCCGAGGCCGTGCAGGGCGACACCGCCGGCGGCGGCCAGCAACATGCTCTTGGCGATGCCGAAGGCGGTTTTCAGGGGCGACCGTTTCAGGGACAGCAGGGCGATCGCGACGCCGGTGCCGGTGGTCAGGACGACCAGGGGCGCCGGGGCGACGGCCAGGCCGAGGACGATCGCCGTCTCGCTCCAGGAGACCGCGTGGACCGTTGCCCGGATGCGGATCTGCCAGTTGATCCGGACGCCGAGTGCGGCCATGAAGGCCAGCGCGACGGACCGGGTGAGGTCGTCGCCGGTGAGGTCGAGGCGGACCAGTTGGTAGAGGGCGACGACCGCTGCTGCGAGGGCCACCACGCAGACGAGGCCGACGTGCAGCGTCAGCTGCCGCTCGGCCTCCGTCTTGCCTTCGTCCGGTCGTGCCATCGTGTCCTCGACAACCACTCCGTGTCGCTGAGCAGAGGCCAAGGCTACGTGGGGTCACGCCGCCACCACAATCGTCTACAGCCACTCGTGTGCGGACATCGCGTTCGCCCTCCCCTGCTCGGTGCGCCGACCTTCCGGTCGGGATCTGACAGGGGACAGCCTAAGGGCGGTTAGGCCGATTTTGGAGGTATAAATGTAACTATGAGCGATAGATGAGAATTGGGCGGAGGTTGGTGACTTTCCGTTTCCACGGGGAAACGGAGTGCTGAGTGCCCCCGCCGGTTCTGGTTAACGCTAGATAATGGTGCAGCGACCTGGTTTGCGGCATCGGGTGAGGGGTGCCGGTTGCGGTTCCTCCGAGTTGGACGGCGCGCGAGTGCGACGGATCACCCGATTGCGGAACGCAGCGTAGTCGTGTCGGCGCGGTGGTGCCACCGTTGTCGAAGTGGCCCCGGTAGCGATTCGCGGTCGCGGTGCGACGTAGGGTTTCCCCGTGGTGACGTTCCCGTGTCGGGTCGCGGATGCGATGGCGTGTTTCCCGCTCTCCCGGCGGTCGGAGAACCTATTAGTGGCGGCCGATCAAATCGACGATGAACTATCGATCACGAATCATCCCGCACGACGTCGAGGCACTTGTTCCCCATCGGCCGGTGCGATCCTCCCGAACCGGACGTACGCCCCGGGCCGGCTCTGGCCGTTAGGCTCGTGAAGTGATCGATCCCGTGCAGCTCAGCCACGTCGATGCCGCGGGTGCGGCCCGCATGGTCGACGTCTCCGCCAAACCGGTGTCCGGCCGGGCCGCCGTGGCCGCCGGTCGCCTGCGCACCACCGCCGAGGTGGTGGAGCTGCTGCGCCGCGACGGGCTGCCCAAGGGCGACGCGTTGGCCGTCGGCCGGCTCGCCGGCATCATGGGCGCCAAACGCACCCCGGACCTGATCCCGCTCTGCCACCCGATCGCGCTGCACGGCGTCACCGTCGACCTGCGACTCACCGAGGACACCGTCGAGATCACCGCCACCGCACG harbors:
- the moaC gene encoding cyclic pyranopterin monophosphate synthase MoaC, with amino-acid sequence MIDPVQLSHVDAAGAARMVDVSAKPVSGRAAVAAGRLRTTAEVVELLRRDGLPKGDALAVGRLAGIMGAKRTPDLIPLCHPIALHGVTVDLRLTEDTVEITATARTADRTGVEMEALTAVAVAGLALVDMVKAVDPAAAVDAVRVLRKSGGKTGEWVRPQDRP